From the genome of Longimicrobium sp.:
GGCAAGCGGGTGGCGTCGGGGCGCGACTTCGACGAGAACACCGGCCGGCTCAAGACCGCCGACGTCGTCCTGCTGGGCGGGGACGAGGCGCGCGCGCTGCAGGAGCGGCTGAGGACGTCGGACTGGCGGGTGGCGGAGACGGACGAGAAGCCCTCCATCCGCCGCCCCTATCCGCCGTTCACCACCTCGACGCTGCAGCAGGAGGCCAACCGCAAGCTGCGGCTTTCCGCCCGCGACACCATGCGGATCGCGCAGCGGCTGTACGAGGAGGGCTACATCACGTACATGCGGACGGACTCGGTGCACCTGTCCGACCAGGCGATGAAGGCGTCGCGCAGCCGCATCGCCCAGTTGTACGGCGACAACTACCTGAGCCCGCAGCCGCGCCAGTTCACGACGAAGAGCAAGGGCGCGCAGGAGGCCCACGAGGCCATCCGGCCGGCCGGTACGGAGATGAAGACGGTCGAGGAGCTGCGGCTGAGCGGGGTGGAGGGCGCGCTGTACGAGCTGATCTGGAAGCGCACCGTCGCCAGCCAGATGGCCGACGCGCGGCTGACCTACCTGACGGCGCAGATCGAGGCCGACGGGGCCACCTTCCGCGCATCGGGCAAGCGCATCGATTTTCCCGGCTTCTTCCGCGCCTACGTGGAAGGGTCCGACGATCCCGACGCGGCGCTGGAAGACCGCGACGAGCCGCTGCCGCCGCTGGCGCGCGGCGACGCGCTGGGGCTGCGCACCCTGGAGGCGCTGAGCCACGCGACGCAGCCGCCGGCCCGCTACACCGAGGCGTCGCTGGTCAAGCAGCTGGAGGCCGAGGGCATCGGCCGGCCCAGCACCTACGCCAGCATCATCGGCACCATCATCGACCGGGGCTACGTGGACCGGGTGACCAACCAGCTGGTGCCCACCTTCACGGCGTTCGCGGTGACGGGGCTGCTGGAGCGGAACTTTCCCTCGCTGGTCGACACGCGCTTCACCGCGCGGATGGAAGAGGAGCTCGACGAGATCGCCGAGGGCACGGCCGAGTGGCTTCCCTATCTCCAGCACTTCTTCCTGGGGGAAGAGGGACTGAACGAGACGGTGAAGCGCGGCCAGGAGGCGATCGATCCGCGCGAGGCGTCGACGGTGATCCTGGAGGGCGCGCCGGGCCGCGTGCGCATCGGCCGCTTCGGCCCGTTCGTGGAGATGGGGACGGAGGGCGACACGATGACCGCGTCGCTTCCGGACGGCATCGCCCCGGCGGACCTGACGGACGAGCAGATGGAGCAGCTGGTTCGCGCCAAGGCCGAGGGGCCGGACGTGCTGGGGATGGACCCGGCCAGCGGCAAGCCGGTGATGATGCTGCAGGGCCGCTTTGGACCGTACGTGCAGTTGGGCGAGGCCGCGGAGGGGAGCAAGGAGAAGCCCAAGCGAGCGTCGCTGCCCAAGGGATTGAACCCCGCGGACCTGTCGCTGGAGTTCGCGCTGAAGCTCCTTTCTCTGCCGCGGACCCTGGGGCTGCACCCGGACACGGGCAAGGAGATCCAGGCCAGCGTGGGCCGCTTCGGACCGTTCGTGGTGCACGAGGGCGACTTCCGCTCGCTGGCCAAGCAGGACGACGTCTACACGGTGGACCTCGCCCGCGCGGTGGAATTGCTCAGCCAGCCCAAGGGCGGGCGCGGGCAGCGCGCGGCGGTGGAGCCGCTCAAGACCGTGGGCCCGCACCCCAAGGACGGCGAGCCCATCCTGCTCTTCGAGGGGCGCTACGGGCCGTACGTGAAGCACGGCGGAGTGAACG
Proteins encoded in this window:
- the topA gene encoding type I DNA topoisomerase, which codes for MAVKKDKRLVVVESPTKAKTIRNFLPSGYVVAASMGHVRDLPESAAEIPTKFKGQEWARLGVNVDDGFEPLYVVPAGKRKIVAELKALLKDAGELIVATDEDREGESIGWHLVQVLDPKVPVSRIVFHEITPEAIREAIRKPRQIDEHLVRAQETRRILDRLVGYTVSPLLWKKISSGLSAGRVQSVAVRLLVQRERERRAFRSATYWDLKATLLRGITPFTAVLAAVGGKRVASGRDFDENTGRLKTADVVLLGGDEARALQERLRTSDWRVAETDEKPSIRRPYPPFTTSTLQQEANRKLRLSARDTMRIAQRLYEEGYITYMRTDSVHLSDQAMKASRSRIAQLYGDNYLSPQPRQFTTKSKGAQEAHEAIRPAGTEMKTVEELRLSGVEGALYELIWKRTVASQMADARLTYLTAQIEADGATFRASGKRIDFPGFFRAYVEGSDDPDAALEDRDEPLPPLARGDALGLRTLEALSHATQPPARYTEASLVKQLEAEGIGRPSTYASIIGTIIDRGYVDRVTNQLVPTFTAFAVTGLLERNFPSLVDTRFTARMEEELDEIAEGTAEWLPYLQHFFLGEEGLNETVKRGQEAIDPREASTVILEGAPGRVRIGRFGPFVEMGTEGDTMTASLPDGIAPADLTDEQMEQLVRAKAEGPDVLGMDPASGKPVMMLQGRFGPYVQLGEAAEGSKEKPKRASLPKGLNPADLSLEFALKLLSLPRTLGLHPDTGKEIQASVGRFGPFVVHEGDFRSLAKQDDVYTVDLARAVELLSQPKGGRGQRAAVEPLKTVGPHPKDGEPILLFEGRYGPYVKHGGVNASLPKGVGPDELTVEQAVTLLAERAAAGPPAKKGARRGAPARKTAGKTATKTAAKSASRPAAKSARAAETGRKTTASKTAKSARSAAAKSTARTAAKTVGRTGAKKPGTGK